The sequence AATAAGAGATAGAAGGCTTGTAGAGACACAGACCCCAACGCGAGCCCTTGCCAGCAAGGTTCGCTCACCAACTTTTGGAGAAGCAAAAATGACGATTCGAACTCGCTTTAACGGACTGTTCGGAAGCGCCTGCATGATCGCCTTGGCGGCAACGGCAGTCGCCAACTCCACCGCGATGGGCCAGCAGCCAAGTTTGGTCGCCACAACCACCCAGGCAGACAGCAGCCAACCGCTGACGTTTCAGTATCTGTTCTTTTGGAAAGAGCACGATACGCGAACACAAAACGCTTTGGATGCGACTCAGCAAGAACTTGCAAAACTCGGTGACGATGTCTCCGTAAAGCAGATCGGTATCAAGGACCCTGCCAATGCTGAAGTCGTTAATTACTATGGCGTTAGCCGGGCACCGATGCCACTGGTACTTTGCACCGCCAGCAATGGCGCTGTCACGAAGGCGTTCGTGACTCCATTCGCTGCATCTCAATTGCGGGAGGGAATTGTCAGTCGTGGGACGGCAGCGAGCCTGAAGGCCCTTCAGGAGAACAAATTGGTTGTCCTCTGTGCCATAGGAAGCGGCACCGCCGCCGACCAGACGACGCTGAGCAATGCAATCGCTCTGAAGTCCGACCAGCGTTTCGCCAAGTCGATCGAAGTCATTGCGCTGGACGTACACGATCCAAATGAAGCAACGCTTCTGGCAGGCGTCAAGCTGAACTCGACCTTGACGGAGCCAACCATCGTGATTCTGGCACCTCCAGGAAAGCAGCTGGCAACACTTGCGGGCTTGGTCACCACTGAACAAATCGCTGAAAAGCTAGTGGCTGCGCAAAGCGCGTGCTGCCCTGGTGGTCAATGTGGTCCCGGCGGCCAGTGCTGCCCCGGTGGCCAGTGTGAACCCCAGAAGAAATAGTCAGCCACGAAACTCAAAAACAGGAGCATTGCCATGAATTTGAAAACTCTCATTTCCCGAGAACTGCTCGAGCGTAAGACTCAGATGGTCACAATTGTCTTCGGGATATTCCTGGGCATCACAACCGTGGTAGCAATCGAAACTATTTCTCACTACTCCGAAAAGGCTGTCGCGCGTGAGCTGGATACCTTAGGTGCAAACATCTTGGTGTTACCGAAGTCCGCAACGTTGCAAGACTATTACACAGCCGACATGCAGGATGAAGTAATACCCGAGGAGTACGTGCTGCGATTGACGATGTCGGATGCACAGGGTGTGGACAATCTCTCGCCCAAACTGAGCATGCCGATTGAGTTGCAAGGGCGAAACTTCACACTGACCGGAATTCTGCCTAAGAGTGAATTTACCGCGAAAGCAGCATGGGCTGGAGCTGGAATTTTCTCACAGCACATTGGATGTGGAGCCATCGAATTGGCAGGCGAGGAAAAGGAAGAAGACAAGCAAGCTCTCGTGCGGAAACGCGTGATCGAGACGCTCGAACCCAACGAGGCGCTGGTCGGCCACGACACAGCGACGATTCTGGGCATCAGTGATGGCGATACACTCCAACTCAAAGGTGAAACATTCAACGTCATCGCCGTACTTCCAGAAACCGGCACCGTGGATGACTCGAGAATCTTTGCGCACTTGCACAAGGTTCAAGAGATGTCGGGCAAGGGAGAGGTGGTCAACTGCATTGAAATCATTGGCTGTTGCAAGGAAATCTCGGCTGGCCTCGTCGGCAAAATCAACGAGCTGCTGCCCGATGCGAAAGTGGTGACGGTTACTCAAGTTGTCGCCACGCAAGCCAAGATCAATACGATGATGGAGAGCCTGTCGCTCGCATTCCTCGCGATCATCGTGGTCGTTGGCGGAGCTGGGGTTGCCAACTACATGTACGCCAATGTCAACGAACGCCGGCGCGAGATTGGAACGCTAATGGCACTCGGAGCCGAATCGTCCTTCATCATCAAGTTGTTCCTGACCAAAGCAGCGCTGCTTGGCGTCGTCGGCGGAGCAACCGGGTTCGTAGCAGGCACGGTCTTCGCCATCACACTCGGGCCAAAGCTGGCGGGTGTCCCAGTATTCCCAATGCCAATGCTCGCTCCCATCGCGGTCGTGATCGCCGTGACCATCGCACTCGCTGCCAGCTACTTCCCCGCGCGGAGGGCCGCGACTCTCGATCCCTGTGCTACGTTGCAAGAGATCTAAGAAATTGAATGTTGTTTCAAACAGCCGGCACGCGTTCGCGTCCGGTATCTGGGACCAAAACCGGTTGCCAGCGCACAGTGGCGAACAACCTAAATCCATAAACCAATATCTATAGGAACGGTACCATGTTGACGATGAACAACGTTTCCAAACGCTACACGCATCGACGCAGTGACGTCTATGCACTTCACGATGCGAATGTGGAGATCGGAACCGGCGAGTTTCTCTCGATTGTCGGTCCCAGCGGCAGTGGTAAGAGTACGCTGCTTCTAATGCTCGGCGGCATGCTGTCGCCCACGTCCGGCCAAGTCACCCTCCACGGAACTTCTCTCTACGATTTGTCGCCAAACGAACGCGCCAAAATGCGTAAGCAGCATGTCGGTTTCGTGTTTCAAGGCTTCAATCTTGTACCGTATCTGACCGCACTTGAGAACGTGATGATTCCTCTGTTTCTAACAAACGCGGCTCAAGAGACGCAGGAATCACGAGCCACTGAACTGCTCCAGCGTGTTGGCTTAGGTGACCGACTCGACCACAAGCCTGCCGAGCTAAGCATCGGGCAGCAGCAACGTGTTGCTTTGGCAAGAATGCTGGCCAACGACCCTCAACTGATCCTCGCCGACGAACCGACGGGGAACCTGGACCCCGAAACAAGCTCTATTGTGCTGGCCTTCTTTGAGCAATTCATCAGTGAAGGCCGCACGATTGTGATGGTGACTCACGATCCGCGAGCCGCCGAGCGGGCTCGTCGCAAACTGCGGATTGACGGGGGACGCATCATCGAGGATGCCGGCATCAAAGCAAGGATCGTTGCGTAAGGAATGATACTGATGGCTAAAATGACCAAGAGCCTCGTTGATATTGACATAATGTTTCGGGCCTTCGCTGATCCAACTCGTTTGCGGGTGCTGCACCTACTGCACCTCCACAAGGAACTGTGCGTCTGTGATCTGGTGTCCGTGCTGGGGCTCCCTCAGCCGCTGGTATCAAGACACTTGGCTTACCTAAAGCGAGCAGGCTTGCTGCAGGACAGGCGCGAGGGCAAATGGAAGCATTACTCGTTGACCAGCGCGGACGGTAATTTTCACAGTAATCTTTTGTGCTGCGTATCGAAGTGTTTTGCCGACGTTCCGGAGTTCATTGAAGATGCGAAACGAGCCGCGAAAGCGCTGGACGCCGAGGGATGCTGCGATGAAACCGCCAACACGAAAACGCGTGCGGTAAAGGCGAAGTAGAGACAGACTCCATGCTCGACACTCCCCGTAGACATGATTTTGCGGGGATGTGCAGAGACCTTACCATTGCTCACTTGCGTCAGCATGCAAGTATCCCACCTACCGCGACCTTGCAGTGCATGGTACGCTCTACGCTTTCGGGCCTACAGCCTGCCTTTTAGCGGGCCGACCGAAGCTGACCTAGCTTTCGCCAAGAATTGCTAATTTGCGTGCCAAGGACGTCGGGTTATGAAATTCCATGTTACTTCAGCATGATCAGTGGGATCATGCGAGTCACACCAATGCTTGATTTTAGGCCGAGTGAAATTAAAGTCACCAGTGACGGTATTCGCCTAAGTTCCCCGCTAAATAAGGAGTCGATCGAGTACGAGATCATCATCGATACCGATGAGAGCGATGATCGTCTTGAACTTCTGCGCAGGAACGTTGAGAAGTTTGGCACAATGTTTAACACTGTCATCGCTGGAGTAGGCTCAATGGTCTACTTCGCAAAAGGTGAAAAATCTATTTCTCAGATTCGAAATTTTGCATTTTAGGATTCTTTAATGACATTGAACAATACTGACGCTGCATCGACTGCATTTTACCCGGGGCTGATGCGTTACCTAACGGACGCAGTAACACGTTTCGATTCAATCCCTGAGGATCGCAAGAGCGATCTCGCTGAAGTTTCCGACTACATTCGCGAACGCTTGTCGAAATCCGAGCCAGCAAGACTTACGTTTATCTGCACACACAATTCGCGACGTAGCCACCTCTCACAGATCTGGGCACAAGTCGCTGTAGATTACTACGGCTTAAATGGCGTTGAGACCTTTTCAGGTGGTACCGAGGCAACGGCTTTCAATCCCCGCGCAGTCGTTGCCATGCAGCGATGTGGACTGAAGATCGTTGCCGACGATCCCGCTGCGACCAATCCACGCTACAGTGTCTATACCTCCGACTCGGCCATTGCACAGGTATGCTTCTCAAAGGTCTTCAGCGATCCCCCGAATCCTAGCAAAGGATACTGTGCGGTGATGACGTGTTCACAAGCCGACGACGCCTGTCCGCTGGTAATGGGCTGCGATCTCCGCATACCGATTCGATACGAAGATCCGAAAGTTGCTGACGACACAGAGTTCGAAGCCGAGCGATACGACGAGCGTTCGGCGCAGATCTGTAGCGAAATGCTTTACATGATGTCCCTCGTTTAGAGCGCCGTCAAGTCGAGAACGTTGGTTTCAATTTCACGGGCGGGAGGTCACACGTGACCGCGAATCACCTTCGCCGGATTGCCCGCCACCATAACGTCGGGTGGCACGTCCTTCGTCACGATACTGCCAGCACCGATGACGCTGCGGTCGCCGATCGTCACGCCTGGGCAGATGACTGCCTTACCGCCGATCCAAACATCGTTGCCGATCGTGACCGGCTTGCCGAATTCTTGAGTTCGGCGCTGCTCCGCGTTCAGGGGATGCGTGGCGGTATAAATGTGAACGCCGGGAGCGATGAAGACGTTGTTGCCGATCCGGACTTCACAGACGTCCAAGATCACGCAATCGAAATTGAAGTAGACCTTCTCGCCGAGATGGATGTTGATCCCGTAGTCGCAGCGAAAAGGTGGCTCCAGCCAAACCGTATCTCCACCGCTGCCGAACAGTTCGGTCAGAATGCCGCGCCGAAGTGCTTGTTCACGAGGCGGGCCATGGTTGAGTGCGTAACATCGTTCACGCGCAATCATTCGCTCCTCGGCCAACTGCGAGTCATTCGGATCGTAAAGCTCGCCAGCCAGCATTTTGTCACGTTCACTTGTCATTTTGGTCAGTTGACTACGTTAGCGGTCCCCAACAGCACATTCAAAGTTCGATTAGCGACCCGAGTGATGTATTTATTGGGTTGGTCTTTCAAGCAGGCTTTCATTTCGGGAATCAATGGCCGGGCCAGCTCACCTGCTTCGCCCAAGACGATCGCCGCTCGCAGTCGCCCCCATTCATGTTCGCTGGCCAGCTCTTGTTTTAATAAGGGCAAGGCCAGCTCCGGAGACTGCAACTTTAGCAAGGCACGAGCTGCCGCGATTCGAACGCAAGTCGCTTCGTCCTGAATCGCTGAAATGAGTTTCGGCTTCGCTGACGAGGCGACCTCGGACAAATTTCCGATTCCGATTGCTCCCCAATAGCGAACAACGGATTCTTCATCGTCAAGAGCGGCGACAAGTTGAGCGAGGTTCTCGGTTCCACCAATCGCTAGGCTAGCAACATTGCGGATGCGTTCGATCAGTTGAGGATCGGCATTCAGCAAAATGTTGTAGCGAGCGCCGTCCGCCTTCTCGCGACGCTGGATTTCGGATTCGGGAATCAAGCCAATATCGCGGGTCTGCACAACCCAATCCAAATGCACATCACGCATTCGTTCGAGGGTTTCCTGGTAGGATTCGTCTGCTGCAAGGTTGTTGATTTCATGGGGATCCGATTCGAGATCGTACAACTCCTCCGCTGGCTTATGATCCGCCATGAACAATGCGGCCGCCTCAGACAGATTGCCTTCCGCAAAGACACGACGCAGTTCTTTCATCGTCGCGCCTTTTTCGGGCGTGTTCATGTATTGATAGTACGGTTTGAATGGTTCGTAGTTGCGAATGTAGCGAAATTGCTTGTCACGAACGGCACGAATGATGTCGTAACGTTCGTCCATTCGATCTCGAGCGGCGAACACGTAGTCCCGCGGTTCGGTCAGGTTTCGGCCTAGGAAAGCGCGACCTTGGAAGTATTCTGGTGGTTCAATGTTTGCCAAGTTCAAGACCGTCGGAGCAAAATCAAGACTACTGATCAGTTGATCGTCGACCGTTGCGGATATGCCTTGGTTGTCGATCCGCAACGATTCAGGGATACGGATAACGAGCGGGATTCGCGTTCCCGACTCATACAACCAGCGTTTAGCGCGGGGCAAGCCGACTCCGTGGTCGGACCAAAACATGATGATCGTGTCATCGTAGACACCACGGTCTTTGAGTTCCTGAATCCTATCAGCTACCCAGTAATCCATGGCCGTGATCAGTTCGTAGTTTCGCTTCCAGTCTTCACGTACGACCGGCGTGTCAGGATAGTACGGCGGCAACGTGAGTTTGGCGGGATCCTGTCGTTGTTGCTTGCTCAGGACCTTAGTGACTTCGTTGAATTTCTCTTCATTCGCAATTCCGCTTTCATGGCAGCCGACAAAATTGAAGACTGCGAAAAATGGTTGGGAATCGTCTTTTCGGTTTTTCCAATGTGCGTGACGACTTGACTCATCCCAAGCACCTTTCGGTGTTTTGAACTGATAGTCCTCTTTGCTGTTGTTCGTGCAGTAGTATCCAGCCTGTCGCAGGTAGCTTGAAAAAGGCTCAATGAAATCGGGAAGTTCGGCATTGCATCGCATGTGATGCGTCCCGAGTGTCGATTGGTAAACCCCCGTGATGATCGCTGACCGACACGGCGCACAAACACCCGCGGTCGTAAAGACAGGCTCATCCGCCGGAAGCGTGCGCCGGGTTTGAAGTCGCGGAAGTTACGACGGATGGATAAAAAAGTGTGGACATGCCATCCTTCAAAGAGAATTCTCACATCTTCTTTGCAGGAACGTACATGTCCACCTCCTTGTTGTATCACTCTTTCGGCATTCGTGGCTACCGGCAGACTCGAATCGAGCCCACCGGAGGCGTTANACGGTTCCATGTCCATCCAAATGAGAAGTCGATCTGCTGTTCCTCGTGCCAAAGCAGCAACGTGATCAAACGAGGCGTCACGCAACGCGAATTCAGGTGTTCGCCGATCGGATTGAAGCAGACCGTCATTGTTGGCACTTTGCCACGTCTGCAGGGGTGCATTCCCATTCTACGGACATGTTTGCTAGCAAATTGCATTCGTCTTTGCCCCGTTTTCGCCTGATTTCCCGAGGTTAGAATTGATCGCTTTGATGGATCAATTCTAACTCGTGGCAAGGATG is a genomic window of Allorhodopirellula heiligendammensis containing:
- a CDS encoding ABC transporter permease, with the protein product MNLKTLISRELLERKTQMVTIVFGIFLGITTVVAIETISHYSEKAVARELDTLGANILVLPKSATLQDYYTADMQDEVIPEEYVLRLTMSDAQGVDNLSPKLSMPIELQGRNFTLTGILPKSEFTAKAAWAGAGIFSQHIGCGAIELAGEEKEEDKQALVRKRVIETLEPNEALVGHDTATILGISDGDTLQLKGETFNVIAVLPETGTVDDSRIFAHLHKVQEMSGKGEVVNCIEIIGCCKEISAGLVGKINELLPDAKVVTVTQVVATQAKINTMMESLSLAFLAIIVVVGGAGVANYMYANVNERRREIGTLMALGAESSFIIKLFLTKAALLGVVGGATGFVAGTVFAITLGPKLAGVPVFPMPMLAPIAVVIAVTIALAASYFPARRAATLDPCATLQEI
- a CDS encoding ABC transporter ATP-binding protein, with amino-acid sequence MLTMNNVSKRYTHRRSDVYALHDANVEIGTGEFLSIVGPSGSGKSTLLLMLGGMLSPTSGQVTLHGTSLYDLSPNERAKMRKQHVGFVFQGFNLVPYLTALENVMIPLFLTNAAQETQESRATELLQRVGLGDRLDHKPAELSIGQQQRVALARMLANDPQLILADEPTGNLDPETSSIVLAFFEQFISEGRTIVMVTHDPRAAERARRKLRIDGGRIIEDAGIKARIVA
- a CDS encoding ArsR/SmtB family transcription factor — encoded protein: MAKMTKSLVDIDIMFRAFADPTRLRVLHLLHLHKELCVCDLVSVLGLPQPLVSRHLAYLKRAGLLQDRREGKWKHYSLTSADGNFHSNLLCCVSKCFADVPEFIEDAKRAAKALDAEGCCDETANTKTRAVKAK
- a CDS encoding protein-tyrosine-phosphatase: MTLNNTDAASTAFYPGLMRYLTDAVTRFDSIPEDRKSDLAEVSDYIRERLSKSEPARLTFICTHNSRRSHLSQIWAQVAVDYYGLNGVETFSGGTEATAFNPRAVVAMQRCGLKIVADDPAATNPRYSVYTSDSAIAQVCFSKVFSDPPNPSKGYCAVMTCSQADDACPLVMGCDLRIPIRYEDPKVADDTEFEAERYDERSAQICSEMLYMMSLV
- a CDS encoding sugar O-acetyltransferase, which encodes MTSERDKMLAGELYDPNDSQLAEERMIARERCYALNHGPPREQALRRGILTELFGSGGDTVWLEPPFRCDYGINIHLGEKVYFNFDCVILDVCEVRIGNNVFIAPGVHIYTATHPLNAEQRRTQEFGKPVTIGNDVWIGGKAVICPGVTIGDRSVIGAGSIVTKDVPPDVMVAGNPAKVIRGHV
- a CDS encoding HEAT repeat domain-containing protein, encoding MDERYDIIRAVRDKQFRYIRNYEPFKPYYQYMNTPEKGATMKELRRVFAEGNLSEAAALFMADHKPAEELYDLESDPHEINNLAADESYQETLERMRDVHLDWVVQTRDIGLIPESEIQRREKADGARYNILLNADPQLIERIRNVASLAIGGTENLAQLVAALDDEESVVRYWGAIGIGNLSEVASSAKPKLISAIQDEATCVRIAAARALLKLQSPELALPLLKQELASEHEWGRLRAAIVLGEAGELARPLIPEMKACLKDQPNKYITRVANRTLNVLLGTANVVN